In Oryza sativa Japonica Group chromosome 2, ASM3414082v1, the following are encoded in one genomic region:
- the LOC112937840 gene encoding RING-H2 finger protein ATL39-like, with translation MLNWYPRSSAASSTAAAGDDVDGFRVFYGIAVVCLSIFLFCALAASVSVWKACAYAAMAALVLSVVGCFAPKRWVRRSRGGAEAERAAAGARRRPAADALARAPANAPPAFVHGCPLESGAAAAAGSCAVCAVCLEDVRGGETVRRLPACGHLFHVECIDMWLHSPHRTCPMCRCVVSPPARAAAKAAAEVVVSPESTADDVLPPV, from the coding sequence ATGCTCAACTGGtacccgaggtcgtcggcggcgagctccaccgccgccgccggcgacgacgtcgacggATTCCGCGTGTTCTACGGCATCGCCGTCGTCTGCCTGTCCATCTTCCTGTTCTGCGCGCTGGCGGCTTCTGTCAGCGTCTGGAAGGCGTGCGCgtacgccgccatggccgcgctGGTCCTCAGCGTCGTCGGCTGCTTCGCCCCCAAGAGGTGGGTTCGCcggagccgcggcggcgcggaggcggagcgagcTGCGGccggcgctcggcggcggccggcggcggatgcgctcgcgcgcgcgccggcgaacgCGCCGCCGGCGTTCGTGCACGGGTGCCCGCTCgagagcggcgccgccgccgccgcggggagcTGCGCGGTGTGCGCGGTGTGCCTGGAGGacgtgcgcggcggcgagacggtgcGACGGCTGCCGGCGTGCGGGCACCTGTTCCACGTGGAGTGCATCGACATGTGGCTGCACTCGCCGCACCGGACGTGCCCGATGTGCCGGTGCGtggtgtcgccgccggcgagggcggcagcgaaggccgcggcggaggtggtggtgtcGCCGGAGTCGACGGCCGACGACGTTCTGCCACCGGTGTAG
- the LOC107276657 gene encoding putative RING-H2 finger protein ATL69 has product MLLVNLYSRLTASTGVGVGVDDDDDDGSGGYGVLDGACGGTLAVFCALAVSVVVWKACAFVAMAAALLAIGWRVVAPRRSVGRAGAGAPTPAECGLTAAAIDALPASEYERPRGGGGDPACSVCLEDVRGGETVRWLPACGHLYHAACIDAWLRSRTTCPLCRSDLSSRRGGTASGRPRPRLVTHESLLPPLPSV; this is encoded by the coding sequence ATGCTGCTCGTCAACCTGTACTCGCggctcacggcgagcaccggcgtcggcgtcggcgtcgacgacgatgacgacgacggcagcggcgggtaTGGGGTTCTCGACGgcgcgtgcggcggcacgctcgCCGTGTTCTGCGCCCTCGCCGTCTCCGTCGTCGTCTGGAAGGCGTGCGCGttcgtcgccatggccgccgcgctcctcgccATCGGCTGGCGCGTCGTGGCGCCGCGGAGATCAgtggggcgcgcgggcgcgggagCCCCCACGCCGGCCGAGTGCGGGCTCACGGCCGCGGCGATCGACGCGCTGCCGGCGTCGGAGTACGAgcgcccgcgcggcggcggcggcgacccggcgtGCTCGGTGTGCCTCGAGGACGTCCGTGGCGGCGAGACGGTGCGGTGGCTGCCGGCGTGCGGGCACCTGTACCACGCGGCGTGCATCGACGCGTGGCTGCGCTCGCGCACGACGTGCCCGCTCTGCCGCTCCGACCTGTCGTCGCGGCGAGGAGGCACGGCGAGCGGGCGCCCGCGGCCACGGCTGGTGACGCACGAGTCGTTGCTGCCGCCATTGCCTTCCGTTTAA
- the LOC4328877 gene encoding glutelin type-D 1 precursor, with amino-acid sequence MATTTSLLSSCLCALLLAPLFSQGVDAWESRQGASRQCRFDRLQAFEPLRKVRSEAGDTEYFDERNEQFRCAGVFVIRRVIEPQGLVVPRYSNTPALAYIIQGKGYVGLTFPGCPATHQQQFQLFEQRQSDQAHKFRDEHQKIHEFRQGDVVALPASVAHWFYNGGDTPAVVVYVYDIKSFANQLEPRQKEFLLAGNNQRGQQIFEHSIFQHSGQNIFSGFNTEVLSEALGINTEASKRLQSQNDQRGDIIRVKHGLQLLKPTLTQRQEEHRQYQQVQYREGQYNGLDENFCTIKARVNIENPSRADYYNPRAGRITLLNNQKFPILNLIGMGAARVNLYQNALLSPFWNINAHSVVYIIQGSVRVQVANNQGRSVFNGVLHQGQLLIIPQNHAVIKKAEHNGCQYVAIKTISDPTVSWVAGKNSILRALPVDVIANAYRISRDEARRLKNNRADEIGPFTPRFPQKSQRGYQFLTEGLSLIGM; translated from the exons ATGGCAACTACTACCTCTCTATTGTCTTCCTGTCTCTGTGCTCTTCTCTTGGCTCCGCTCTTTAGCCAAGGTGTAGATGCATGGGAAAGCCGACAAGGGGCTTCcaggcagtgcagatttgataGGTTACAAGCATTTGAGCCCCTAAGAAAGGTACGATCGGAAGCTGGGGACACAGAGTACTTTGATGAGAGAAATGAGCAGTTTCGATGCGCTGGTGTCTTTGTCATTCGGCGCGTGATTGAGCCACAAGGCCTTGTGGTGCCTCGATACTCGAACACTCCTGCTCTAGCCTACATAATCCAAG GAAAAGGTTACGTAGGATTGACTTTTCCTGGTTGCCCAGCAACACACCAACAACAATTCCAACTATTTGAACAAAGACAGAGCGACCAAGCTCATAAGTTTAGAGATGAGCACCAGAAGATTCACGAATTTAGGCAAGGGGATGTTGTTGCACTTCCGGCTAGTGTTGCACATTGGTTCTACAATGGTGGTGATACACCGGCTGTTGTTGTCTATGTTTATGACATAAAAAGTTTTGCTAATCAGCTTGAACCAAGGCAGAAG GAGTTTTTATTAGCTGGTAACAACCAGAGAGGGCAACAAATATTTGAACATTCCATCTTTCAACACTCTGgacaaaatatatttagtgGGTTCAATACTGAGGTACTTAGCGAGGCCCTTGGAATAAACACGGAGGCTTCCAAGAGGCTCCAAAGTCAAAATGACCAAAGGGGAGATATCATTCGAGTGAAGCACGGGCTTCAATTGTTGAAACCCACATTAACACAACGACAGGAAGAACATCGTCAATATCAACAAGTCCAGTATCGTGAAGGACAATATAATGGATTGGACGAGAATTTCTGTACAATAAAGGCAAGGGTAAACATTGAAAATCCTAGCCGCGCTGACTACTACAACCCTCGTGCTGGAAGGATAACCCTTCTTAACAACCAAAAGTTCCCTATTCTCAACCTTATTGGAATGGGTGCTGCAAGAGTAAACTTATACCAG AATGCTCTTCTCTCACCCTTCTGGAACATTAATGCCCATAGTGTAGTGTATATCATCCAAGGAAGTGTGCGAGTACAGGTTGCCAATAATCAAGGAAGATCTGTGTTTAATGGTGTACTTCATCAGGGGCAACTATTAATCATACCACAAAACCATGCCGTCATTAAGAAAGCCGAGCACAATGGGTGCCAGTATGTCGCAATAAAGACAATTTCGGACCCTACGGTGAGTTGGGTTGCTGGAAAGAACTCCATATTACGTGCATTGCCTGTAGATGTTATTGCCAATGCTTATCGTATCTCGAGGGATGAAGCCCGACGTCTAAAGAATAATAGGGCAGATGAGATTGGCCCTTTTACTCCTCGTTTCCCCCAGAAGAGCCAGCGGGGTTACCAGTTCCTAACTGAAGGCCTCTCTTTAATCGGCATGTAA
- the LOC4328876 gene encoding glutelin type-B 2-like — MTISVFSRFSIYFCVLLLCNGSMAQLFDPATNQWQTHRQGSFRECRFERLQAFEPLQNVRSEAGVTEYFDETNELFQCTGTFVIRRVIQPQGLLIPRYANTPGMVYIIQGRGSMGLTFPGCPATYQQQSQQFLFQGESQSQKFIDEHQKIHQFRQGDIVVLPTGVAHWFYNDGDTPVVALYVYDINNSANQLEPRHREFLLAGKNNRVQQVYGRSIQQHSGQNIFNGFSVEPLSEALNINTVTTKRLQSQNDQRGEIIHVKNGLQLLKPTLTQRQEQEQAQYQEVQYSEKPQTSSRWNGLEENLCTIKTRLNIENPSRADSYDPRAGRITSLDSQKFPILNIIQMSATRVNLYQNAILTPFWNVNAHSLMYVIRGRARVQVVSNFGKTVFDGVLRPEQLLIIPQNYVVLKKAQHEGCQYIAINTNANAFVSHLAGVDSVFHALPVDVIANAYCISREEARRLKNNRGDEYGPFPPRLQQQIYPEFSNESKGETSE, encoded by the exons ATGACTATTTCCGTTTTCTCTCGATTTTCTATATACTTTTGTGTTCTTCTCTTGTGCAATGGATCTATGGCCCAACTATTTGATCCAGCCACAAACCAATGGCAAACTCATCGACAAGGAAGCTTTAGGGAGTGTAGATTTGAGAGACTACAAGCATTTGAGCCTCTTCAGAATGTGAGGTCGGAAGCTGGTGTGACCGAGTACTTTGATGAGACGAATGAATTGTTTCAGTGCACAGGTACATTTGTCATCCGACGTGTTATTCAACCTCAAGGCCTTCTAATACCTCGATACGCCAATACTCCTGGCATGGTCTACATCATCCAAG GAAGAGGTTCTATGGGTCTAACCTTCCCTGGATGCCCCGCAACTTACCAGCAGCAATCCCAACAGTTTTTGTTTCAAGGCGAAAGTCAGAGCCAAAAGTTTATAGATGAGCACCAAAAGATTCATCAATTTAGGCAAGGTGATATCGTTGTACTCCCAACAGGTGTTGCACATTGGTTCTACAATGATGGTGACACGCCTGTTGTTGCCCTATATGTTTATGACATAAACAATAGCGCTAATCAACTTGAACCAAGGCATAGG GAGTTCTTATTGGCTGGTAAGAACAATAGGGTACAACAAGTGTATGGTCGCTCAATTCAGCAACACTCTGGGCAAAACATATTCAATGGATTCAGTGTTGAGCCACTAAGTGAGGCTTTAAACATCAACACAGTAACAACAAAGAGGCTACAAAGCCAAAATGACCAAAGAGGAGAGATCATACATGTAAAGAATGGCCTTCAATTGctgaaaccaactttgacacaacgacaagaacaagaacaagctCAATACCAAGAAGTCCAATATAGTGAAAAACCACAAACATCTTCCCGATGGAACGGTTTAGAGGAGAACTTGTGCACAATCAAGACGAGGTTAAACATTGAAAATCCAAGTCGTGCTGATTCATACGATCCACGTGCTGGAAGGATCACAAGTCTTGATAGTCAGAAATTCCCTATCCTTAATATCATCCAAATGAGTGCTACTAGAGTAAATCTATACCAG AATGCTATTCTCACACCATTCTGGAATGTAAATGCTCATAGTTTGATGTATGTGATTCGAGGGCGTGCTCGAGTCCAAGTCGTCAGTAACTTTGGAAAGACTGTGTTCGACGGTGTTCTTCGTCCAGAACAACTATTGATTATTCCACAAAACTATGTTGTCTTAAAGAAAGCACAACATGAAGGATGCCAATATATTGCAATCAACACAAACGCTAATGCCTTCGTGAGCCACCTTGCAGGGGTAGACTCAGTATTCCATGCCTTACCAGTTGATGTTATCGCTAATGCGTATTGCATCTCAAGGGAAGAGGCTCGAAGACTCAAGAACAACAGGGGAGACGAGTATGGTCCATTCCCTCCTAGATTACAACAACAAATCTACCCAGAATTCTCGAATGAATCTAAAGGCGAGACTTCAGAGTAA
- the LOC107277787 gene encoding RING-H2 finger protein ATL64 — MAGAINLTGNKHTLFPSKRPPVLCATPPPPPPPRPSNSRPRTPPASYIIRRASAPPDQRRRRPAIMSNVFARISAATLRGGGEEERGGGRGRRACYGIAASFAAVLLFCVLAVVGSVWKASVLAGMVLLAFGVADYLAPASWCRRRGGTNTRAAEREAQPGASSSSTFGLEKAAVDALPTFAYASGGAGAAQGGGDLEAGNGEPCSVCLEELHAGEIVREMPACKHLFHVECIDMWLHSHRTCPMCRCDLSPPREVAAKEATAAETAAPPGDDALPPV; from the coding sequence ATGGCGGGCGCGATAAACTTGACCGGAAACAAACACACGCTTTTCCCGTCAAAAAGGCCACCGGTTTTGtgtgccacgccgccgccgccgccgccgccgcgaccttCAAATTCACGACCTCGCACGCCGCCGGCTTCCTATATCATTCGCCGCGCAAGCGCACCACCTgaccagcgacggcggcgaccggcgatcATGTCGAACGTGTTCGCGAGGATATCGGCGGCGACGctgcggggcggcggcgaggaggagcggggcggcggccgcggccgccgcgcatGCTACGGCATCGCGGCGTCCTTCGCGGCGGTGCTGCTGTTCTgcgtgctcgccgtcgtcggcagcGTCTGGAAGGCGTCCGTGCTCGCCGGGATGGTGCTACTGGCCTTCGGCGTCGCCGACTACCTCgcgccggcgagctggtgccgccgccgcggcgggacgAACACCCGCGCCGCGGAGCGGGAGGCTCAGCCGGGAGCTTCTTCCTCCAGCACGTTCGGGCTCGAGAAGGCCGCGGTGGACGCGCTGCCGACGTTCGCGTACGCGTCCGGTGGCGCTGGCGCCgcgcagggcggcggcgacctcgagGCCGGGAACGGCGAGCCGTGCTCGGTGTGCCTGGAGGAGCTGCATGCCGGCGAGATAGTGCGGGAGATGCCGGCGTGCAAGCACCTGTTCCACGTGGAGTGCATCGACATGTGGCTGCACTCGCACCGGACTTGCCCGATGTGCCGGTGCGACCTCTCGCCGCCCCGGGAAGTGGCCGCGAAAgaggccacggcggcggagacggcggcgccgccgggtgATGACGCCTTGCCGCCGGTGTAG
- the LOC107280181 gene encoding RING-H2 finger protein ATL39, producing MSLSSSSNSLPYSTDQGGYSTHDTLVLLGIGFFATAVSVLMIVLCECLCCRRRRRGGGTVVYVAARPFFLGGGGLSASAVATLPSFVYRREEWAEAAPRGDGSGSGRGGGGGWAQCAVCLSIVQEGETVRQLPACKHLFHVGCIDMWLHSHSTCPLCRASVEPLGKETPLKDQAPPV from the coding sequence ATGTCGCTGTCGTCGAGCTCCAACTCGCTGCCGTACTCGACGGACCAGGGCGGGTACAGCACGCACGACACGCTCGTCCTCCTCGGCATCGgcttcttcgccaccgccgtctccgTCCTCATGATCGTGCTCTGCGAGTGcctctgctgccgccgccgccgccgcggcggcggcaccgtcgTCTACGTGGCGGCCAGGCCGTtcttcctcggcggcggcgggctcagcgcgtccgccgtcgccacgctgcCGTCGTTCGTGTACCGCAGAGAAGAGTGGGCCGAGGCGGCGCcccgcggcgacggcagcggcagcgggcgcggcggcggcggtgggtgggcgCAGTGCGCGGTGTGCCTGAGCATCGTGCAGGAAGGGGAGACGGTGCGGCAGCTGCCGGCGTGCAAGCACCTGTTCCACGTCGGATGCATCGACATGTGGCTCCACTCCCACTCCACGTGTCCTCTCTGCAGGGCCAGCGTGGAGCCTCTTGGCAAGGAGACTCCTCTCAAGGATCAGGCACCTCCAGTGTAG